A single genomic interval of Zobellia nedashkovskayae harbors:
- a CDS encoding HlyD family secretion protein, whose amino-acid sequence MLNISNNPINKTVHLTGYKSTNKVFHQRHYKHFNRFLLGSALFGFILLFLPWTQSVRGTGSLTTLSPEHRPQSIQSPIPGRIEKWYVQEGDFVKKGDTILHISEVKNEYFDPRLVERTGQQIAAKNMSVESYQGKVGALNNQISALGNERGLKLEQSRNKLLQSKLKVKSDSIDLQAARTNLEIAQRQYDRIAQLQQEGLKAMTDVEAKRLKLQETQAKLISQENKLLAAKNDVLNATMEINRVAVAYTDKISKAQSDMYTAQSNQFDSEAQVSKLENQYANYEVRTGMYYIKAPQSGFINKAVQGGIGQNFKEGDRLVGIMPSEFEKAVETFVAPIDLPLVHVGEKVRIQFDGWPAIVFSGWPNASYGTFAGKIVAVETFIDVSGKYRVLVAPDDDPEAEPWPEDIRVGSGANTISLLDDVPIWFELWRQINGFPPNYYQPKETTAKKEK is encoded by the coding sequence ATGCTGAATATATCTAACAATCCGATAAATAAAACGGTGCACCTAACGGGATACAAATCTACAAATAAGGTTTTTCACCAAAGGCACTACAAGCACTTTAACCGGTTCTTGTTGGGGTCCGCGCTTTTTGGCTTTATTCTTTTATTCCTACCGTGGACGCAGAGTGTGCGTGGTACGGGAAGTCTAACTACGCTAAGTCCGGAGCACAGGCCGCAGAGCATACAATCGCCCATTCCGGGACGTATTGAAAAATGGTACGTACAAGAAGGTGATTTTGTGAAAAAAGGAGATACCATTTTACATATTTCCGAAGTAAAGAACGAGTATTTTGACCCACGTTTGGTGGAACGGACAGGGCAGCAGATAGCGGCAAAAAATATGTCTGTTGAATCGTACCAAGGAAAGGTAGGTGCATTAAACAATCAGATTTCCGCATTGGGCAATGAGCGTGGTCTAAAATTGGAGCAATCCAGAAACAAACTGCTGCAATCCAAACTGAAGGTAAAGAGCGATAGTATAGACCTGCAGGCCGCACGTACCAATCTTGAGATTGCCCAGCGGCAATACGATCGTATAGCGCAATTGCAGCAAGAAGGCCTAAAGGCCATGACGGATGTGGAGGCAAAAAGATTGAAGCTACAGGAAACACAGGCCAAACTTATTTCTCAGGAAAATAAACTGTTGGCCGCTAAAAACGATGTGCTCAATGCCACCATGGAAATTAACCGCGTGGCCGTAGCATACACGGATAAGATTTCCAAGGCGCAGAGCGATATGTACACCGCACAATCCAATCAGTTTGATTCGGAAGCGCAGGTAAGCAAATTAGAGAACCAATACGCCAATTATGAGGTGCGTACCGGTATGTACTATATAAAGGCGCCCCAGAGCGGTTTTATCAATAAAGCGGTGCAAGGTGGCATAGGTCAGAACTTTAAAGAGGGAGATCGTTTGGTAGGTATTATGCCTTCTGAGTTTGAAAAGGCCGTAGAAACTTTTGTGGCTCCTATAGACTTGCCATTGGTACACGTAGGCGAAAAAGTACGGATACAGTTTGATGGTTGGCCCGCTATTGTTTTTAGCGGTTGGCCCAATGCTTCCTACGGAACGTTTGCAGGAAAAATCGTAGCGGTGGAAACCTTTATAGATGTCAGCGGAAAATACCGTGTATTGGTCGCTCCGGACGATGACCCGGAAGCAGAACCCTGGCCAGAGGATATTCGCGTTGGTTCCGGTGCCAATACCATATCCCTTTTAGACGATGTACCGATTTGGTTTGAGCTATGGCGGCAAATAAACGGATTCCCACCTAACTATTACCAGCCTAAAGAAACGACTGCTAAAAAGGAAAAATGA
- a CDS encoding peptidase domain-containing ABC transporter — MAKKILTSWQRLMGLLKLDKRDVLQTFYYAIFAGLVNLSLPLGIQTIINLIQGAEISSSWILLVVLVTGGVAFGGILQIMQIRIVENMQQKIFTRASFEFTYRFPKIKMSELRNYYPPELANRFFDTITVQKGLSKLLLDVPAAILQIIFGLLLLSFYHPFFIIYGILLLLLVYLVFRFTVQKGMDTSLEESKLKYKVAHWIQEVARSQVSFKLSGRTSLAVDKNDNLVSEYLKSRESHFRVLLMQFIQMIGFKVLVTAGLFAIGGLLVLNQEMNIGQFVAAEIIILLVITSVEKLIRGFETFYDLLTSLEKIGQVVDLKLENQGGEQPLKDDDELTVELDKISFGTATKKNILHDISFKIEPGSRQLVIGENGSGKSTLLRLIAGIFEPTEGNIYANDFSLKGIKPNHYRSFLGQCIPEESPFEGTILENITLGDKRVPHVDLHWVLENIGLLQFIKEQPNGLNSMIYPEGQYIPYTIARKIVLARSIVHMPKLLLLDDPLDQFDEVEAERIMKFLTNKSNPWALVVVSQDLRWVKACQKIITLNQGQLVSIT; from the coding sequence ATGGCTAAAAAAATACTGACCTCTTGGCAGCGCCTTATGGGCTTGCTAAAACTGGATAAACGAGATGTACTGCAAACTTTTTATTATGCCATTTTTGCGGGTTTGGTGAATCTTTCGCTTCCGTTGGGTATTCAGACTATTATCAATCTTATACAAGGTGCGGAAATCAGCTCTTCATGGATACTTCTTGTGGTCTTAGTGACCGGTGGTGTTGCTTTTGGGGGTATTTTGCAAATCATGCAGATCCGTATTGTGGAGAACATGCAGCAGAAAATATTTACACGCGCCTCTTTTGAGTTTACCTATCGGTTTCCAAAAATTAAAATGAGCGAGCTGCGCAACTACTATCCGCCAGAGCTGGCCAACCGGTTTTTTGATACCATTACGGTTCAAAAGGGACTTTCCAAACTTTTGCTAGATGTACCGGCAGCTATTTTACAGATTATTTTTGGCTTGTTGCTGCTTTCGTTCTACCATCCGTTTTTTATCATTTATGGTATTCTGCTGCTGTTATTAGTCTACCTGGTGTTCCGTTTTACGGTGCAGAAAGGTATGGATACCAGTTTGGAGGAATCCAAATTAAAGTACAAAGTAGCGCACTGGATTCAGGAAGTGGCACGTTCGCAGGTGAGTTTTAAACTATCCGGACGTACCAGTCTTGCCGTAGATAAAAACGATAACCTGGTTTCCGAATACCTGAAATCTCGCGAAAGTCATTTTAGGGTATTGCTGATGCAATTTATTCAGATGATCGGGTTTAAGGTTTTGGTAACGGCCGGGTTGTTTGCCATTGGGGGCTTATTGGTACTGAACCAAGAAATGAACATTGGGCAGTTTGTAGCTGCAGAGATTATTATTCTTTTGGTGATTACTTCCGTTGAAAAATTGATACGTGGTTTTGAAACCTTTTATGACCTGTTGACCTCCCTTGAAAAAATAGGACAGGTCGTAGACCTTAAACTGGAGAACCAAGGAGGTGAGCAGCCATTAAAAGATGATGACGAGTTAACGGTAGAGCTGGATAAAATTTCTTTTGGTACGGCTACGAAGAAAAACATTCTACATGATATTTCTTTTAAAATAGAACCGGGAAGCAGACAACTGGTCATAGGGGAGAACGGTTCCGGTAAATCTACCTTGTTACGATTGATCGCGGGTATTTTTGAACCTACCGAAGGTAATATTTATGCGAACGATTTTTCGCTGAAGGGAATAAAACCCAACCATTACAGGTCGTTCTTAGGGCAGTGCATTCCAGAGGAAAGTCCGTTTGAAGGTACTATTTTGGAGAACATTACTTTAGGGGATAAACGCGTCCCGCATGTAGACCTGCATTGGGTTCTGGAGAATATTGGGTTGCTACAGTTCATAAAGGAACAGCCCAACGGCCTCAATTCTATGATTTATCCGGAAGGGCAGTATATACCCTATACCATTGCACGAAAAATAGTCTTGGCGCGAAGTATCGTGCACATGCCAAAACTACTGTTATTAGATGATCCCTTGGACCAGTTTGATGAGGTGGAAGCGGAGCGCATCATGAAGTTTTTGACCAATAAGTCAAACCCGTGGGCGCTAGTAGTCGTAAGCCAAGACCTAAGATGGGTAAAGGCATGCCAAAAAATAATTACGTTGAACCAGGGGCAACTTGTTTCCATAACTTAA
- a CDS encoding TetR/AcrR family transcriptional regulator, which yields MDKLLQSVKIGINEKIYIKDPESTTLGRRIVEESILMINAMGFESFNFKKLGAKIKSNESSVYRYFENKHKLLLYLTSWYWGWVEYKLVFATHNIQDPEEKLKKALALVTSATKYDSDFSHINEVLLSKIVINEYSKSYLTKEVDTENKEGYFVIYKRLVTRLSEMIKNVDGNYTYPNSLASTVLEGSLHQHFLKDHFESLTDCHENGDPTDYFTQLVFNSLNKNPNG from the coding sequence ATGGATAAATTATTACAGTCGGTTAAAATCGGCATCAACGAAAAAATATATATCAAAGACCCCGAGTCTACTACTTTGGGTAGGCGTATTGTAGAGGAAAGTATTCTCATGATCAATGCTATGGGTTTTGAAAGTTTCAATTTTAAAAAATTAGGAGCTAAGATAAAGAGTAATGAAAGTTCTGTATACCGCTATTTTGAGAACAAGCACAAATTACTGTTGTACTTAACGTCTTGGTACTGGGGTTGGGTAGAGTACAAATTGGTATTCGCCACCCACAACATACAAGACCCAGAGGAAAAGCTAAAAAAAGCGTTGGCGCTGGTTACCAGTGCAACAAAATATGATTCGGACTTCTCGCATATTAACGAGGTGCTTTTAAGCAAGATCGTTATTAACGAATATTCTAAATCCTACCTTACCAAAGAGGTAGATACAGAGAACAAAGAGGGCTATTTTGTAATCTATAAAAGACTGGTAACCCGTTTGAGCGAGATGATCAAAAACGTAGACGGCAATTATACGTACCCCAACAGTTTGGCCAGCACGGTGCTGGAAGGCTCCTTGCACCAACATTTTTTAAAGGACCATTTTGAGTCCTTGACCGATTGCCATGAAAATGGCGACCCAACCGACTACTTTACACAACTGGTATTTAATTCTTTAAATAAAAACCCGAATGGCTAA
- a CDS encoding Shedu immune nuclease family protein: MPEEFKGEKIERDLTTKQVWFYHDTEAGIKQISKEVFKKVDKLIHYPRGFEGGEKYKFIKKFTYLGFGGKLPVGVVKATSYGYGFTKTLNPFSYFIDETYEIKEVIIEKKGKTELDVDNKLLYLNETSLQELQDSFSAIYKKNRAEIDFVLQLTLNSIFPKVIDKPEKTYIENALASSLASWGNSIDEFSDGDKKAIQDLFDKLSIGTDFLSKESLAKTKEIVDSKFIQKTIERFNELFALSTDGESLEKHWQVFLQENNWVFSSIFAQPIILYQREAYVGGKSLDNTNGKMNDFLIKNSLSDNVSFLEIKTHKTKLVENSSYRGEDVYSVSKDLSGSTAQVLNQRDNFQKEFYALKAKSRKNGNFETFNSKCIVLIGNLADLDEDQRYSFELSRSNSKDVEIITFDELKAKIESFQELLNEE, encoded by the coding sequence ATGCCAGAAGAATTTAAAGGTGAAAAAATAGAAAGAGATTTAACCACAAAACAAGTTTGGTTCTACCACGACACAGAAGCTGGCATAAAACAAATTTCCAAAGAAGTATTCAAAAAAGTTGACAAACTTATTCATTACCCAAGAGGCTTTGAAGGTGGAGAAAAATATAAGTTTATTAAAAAATTTACCTATTTAGGATTTGGCGGTAAACTGCCTGTTGGAGTTGTCAAAGCTACTTCATATGGTTATGGTTTTACTAAAACTTTAAATCCATTTTCATATTTTATTGATGAAACCTATGAAATTAAAGAAGTAATAATTGAAAAAAAAGGAAAAACAGAGTTAGACGTTGATAATAAATTACTTTATTTAAATGAAACTAGCTTACAAGAGTTACAAGATTCATTTAGTGCTATTTATAAAAAAAATCGTGCTGAAATAGATTTTGTATTACAATTAACTTTAAATAGTATTTTCCCAAAAGTAATTGACAAACCTGAAAAGACATATATTGAAAATGCTCTTGCTTCTTCCTTGGCAAGTTGGGGAAATTCTATAGATGAATTTTCAGATGGAGATAAAAAAGCTATTCAAGATTTATTTGACAAACTATCTATAGGAACAGACTTTTTAAGCAAAGAATCTTTAGCTAAAACAAAGGAAATTGTTGATAGTAAATTTATTCAAAAGACAATTGAACGATTTAATGAACTTTTTGCATTATCAACTGATGGAGAAAGTCTTGAAAAACATTGGCAAGTATTTCTACAAGAAAACAACTGGGTTTTTTCTTCAATATTCGCACAACCAATTATTCTATATCAAAGAGAAGCTTATGTTGGAGGAAAAAGTCTTGACAATACAAATGGAAAAATGAATGATTTTCTAATTAAAAATAGTCTAAGTGATAATGTTTCTTTCTTGGAAATAAAGACTCATAAAACTAAACTTGTTGAGAATAGTTCTTACAGAGGAGAAGATGTTTATAGTGTTTCAAAAGACCTTTCTGGTTCGACTGCTCAAGTTCTAAATCAAAGAGATAATTTTCAAAAGGAATTTTATGCATTAAAGGCAAAAAGCAGGAAAAACGGAAATTTTGAAACCTTTAATTCTAAATGCATTGTACTAATTGGAAACTTGGCGGATTTGGACGAAGACCAAAGATATTCTTTTGAACTTTCTAGAAGCAATAGTAAAGATGTTGAAATTATAACCTTTGATGAATTAAAAGCAAAAATTGAGAGCTTTCAAGAATTATTAAATGAAGAATAA
- a CDS encoding nuclease-related domain-containing protein — MARIYGTIESLKSLKSALENKGISRFGSVKEIKVFLANYTSEIQSILDDTSKQLEAEYVNTRNNLELITQKKNEIINFKEESINNKTSEIQQKIDVIQNKNGANFLNKILSRINLFFLKKESKRYQRKTTELANSALKNISRSIENDQAFIREYETEKTSLIEKRAKPNIKKLEYTLSVIKSSRNLISGAIGENLVVKEIKKLSDDYILINDFSLNFSPPIFYKKKNQRIYSIQIDHLLICKAGIFIIETKNWSTSSVESISLRSPIEQIERANFALYIHISEHITLNGHHWGEQQIPIRNLIVMINNKPKGEFKYVKVKLLNEMNDYIKYFEPILTENQVNRITNILN; from the coding sequence ATGGCAAGAATTTATGGAACTATAGAATCATTGAAATCCTTAAAATCCGCATTAGAGAATAAAGGAATTTCAAGGTTTGGTTCTGTAAAAGAAATTAAAGTTTTTTTGGCTAATTATACGTCAGAAATACAATCAATTCTTGATGACACTTCAAAGCAGTTAGAAGCAGAATATGTTAACACCCGCAACAACTTAGAGCTTATAACCCAGAAAAAAAATGAAATAATCAATTTTAAGGAAGAGTCAATAAACAATAAAACCAGTGAAATACAGCAGAAAATTGATGTAATCCAAAATAAGAATGGAGCGAACTTTTTAAACAAAATACTGTCACGTATCAATCTCTTCTTTCTTAAAAAAGAGTCTAAGCGTTATCAAAGAAAAACAACCGAACTGGCAAATTCAGCTCTTAAAAATATATCTAGAAGTATTGAAAATGACCAAGCTTTTATAAGAGAATATGAAACGGAAAAAACTTCCCTAATTGAAAAAAGAGCAAAACCTAACATTAAAAAATTAGAGTATACCCTGAGTGTAATAAAAAGTTCAAGAAATCTAATTTCGGGGGCAATTGGGGAAAATTTGGTCGTTAAGGAAATAAAAAAACTATCTGATGATTATATTTTAATTAATGACTTTAGCTTAAATTTTTCTCCTCCTATATTTTACAAAAAAAAGAATCAAAGAATCTATTCCATACAAATTGACCATCTCTTGATATGTAAAGCAGGTATTTTTATAATTGAAACAAAAAACTGGAGTACATCATCAGTAGAGTCAATCAGTTTAAGGTCACCGATTGAACAAATAGAAAGGGCAAATTTTGCGCTTTACATCCATATTTCGGAACACATAACTTTAAATGGACATCATTGGGGAGAACAACAAATTCCAATACGAAATCTTATTGTTATGATCAATAACAAACCAAAAGGTGAGTTCAAATATGTAAAAGTTAAACTCTTGAATGAAATGAACGATTACATAAAATATTTTGAACCTATTTTAACGGAAAACCAAGTAAACAGAATAACAAATATTTTAAATTGA
- a CDS encoding YHYH protein: MNFIRPTAFLSLLLALHSCSDDNSTADETAVIDPTEEACTTDQVLDSSRGPCDVTLPYASEFEESTSETTRTIASNSIPEHLVGLFGGGSGSLNPNAISEQSETYELPLDPSEANDFTSLLNQNTGPQYSFGVLLNGVELDPVAAEPFPHEGALSANVNWEWNLEALNVNLGLDCNNAHVQPTGKYHYHGSPILFLENLNIPDTEMTMIGYAGDGFPIYYKYAYEDATDASSAVIAMTPSYELKTGDRPGDGVTAPCDVYNGIYSNDYEYIETAGILDRANGRNGVTPEYPNGTYYYVITDAFPSIPRYFRGTPSDDFKIGR; this comes from the coding sequence ATGAATTTTATAAGACCTACCGCATTCCTTTCGCTATTGCTAGCATTACACAGTTGTAGTGACGACAACTCCACTGCTGACGAGACTGCGGTTATAGACCCCACGGAAGAAGCCTGTACTACAGACCAAGTTCTGGATAGCAGTAGAGGCCCTTGTGATGTAACCTTGCCCTACGCTTCTGAATTTGAGGAATCTACTTCAGAAACTACCCGCACCATAGCTTCCAATTCCATACCGGAGCATCTGGTGGGACTTTTTGGTGGGGGTTCCGGTTCTTTGAACCCCAATGCTATTTCGGAACAATCCGAAACTTACGAGTTACCATTGGACCCCAGTGAAGCGAATGATTTTACATCGCTTTTAAATCAAAATACAGGACCGCAATATTCTTTTGGTGTGTTATTAAACGGCGTGGAGTTAGATCCCGTTGCTGCAGAGCCCTTTCCGCATGAAGGTGCTTTGAGCGCTAATGTAAATTGGGAATGGAACTTAGAGGCCTTGAACGTAAACCTTGGCCTGGATTGCAATAATGCACATGTGCAACCTACGGGAAAATACCATTATCACGGTTCGCCTATTCTTTTTCTGGAAAACCTGAATATTCCCGATACTGAAATGACCATGATCGGCTATGCCGGAGACGGTTTTCCCATTTATTATAAATATGCCTATGAGGATGCTACCGATGCTTCGTCTGCCGTTATTGCCATGACACCTAGCTACGAATTAAAAACCGGAGACAGACCCGGAGATGGTGTTACGGCTCCTTGCGATGTCTATAATGGTATTTATTCCAACGATTATGAATATATTGAAACCGCTGGTATTTTGGATAGGGCCAATGGAAGAAATGGGGTTACGCCAGAATATCCTAATGGCACGTATTATTATGTTATTACGGATGCTTTCCCCAGTATACCTAGGTATTTTAGAGGCACGCCTTCGGACGATTTTAAAATAGGACGTTAA
- a CDS encoding glycoside hydrolase family 2 protein, with protein sequence MKHIKTLLFVFLLTLSTTIKAQETPFSDLLQNIDSREKTSLNGLWDMIVDPLENGYYNHRLQPKDDGYFMNAQMQSPSDLIEYNFDTSKQLMVPGDWNTQMDKLYYYEGTVWYKKDFTYTAKNDQAAFLYFEAVNYEAIVYLNGERIGKHVGGYTPFQFEVTDKLKEGNNFVVVKVDNKRKRENVPTVNQDWWNYGGITRSVHLITTPKSHINDYSVQLPKGVTNAITGWVSVANGKDGDAVSIAIPELKKTVNTVLKNGKAAFSIKAKPELWSPTSPKTYEVVLKTATDEITDQIGFRTIATEGSKILLNGKQIFLKGISIHEEAPFKTGRVVSVEECKILLEWAKELGCNFIRLAHYPHSEAMVREAEKMGFLIWSEIPVYWTIQFDNEDTYANAKNQLTEMISRDKNRAAVVLWSMANETPEGESRLNFIGNLAEQARKLDDTRLITAALDTQGQGDDGNLIEDPLGEVVDVIGINNYCGWYAGATDTCASLKWASAYNKPMIMSEVGGGALYGHHGNKNERWTEEYQAEVFKTNIEMMRNIDFLSGLSPWILMDFRSSRRPLRRIQDDFNRKGLISEQGMRKQAFYILQDYYEKENN encoded by the coding sequence ATGAAACACATTAAAACCCTCCTATTTGTATTCCTCTTAACGCTAAGCACAACTATAAAGGCACAGGAGACTCCGTTTTCCGATTTATTACAGAACATAGATTCTAGAGAGAAAACCAGTTTAAATGGCCTATGGGACATGATTGTTGATCCACTAGAGAACGGATATTACAACCATAGGTTACAACCCAAGGACGACGGCTATTTTATGAATGCCCAAATGCAATCTCCGTCTGACTTAATAGAATACAATTTTGATACCAGCAAGCAACTTATGGTTCCTGGGGATTGGAATACGCAAATGGACAAATTGTATTACTACGAGGGCACCGTTTGGTACAAAAAGGACTTTACCTATACCGCCAAGAATGACCAGGCCGCCTTTTTATATTTTGAGGCCGTAAATTATGAGGCCATTGTTTACCTGAACGGCGAACGTATTGGGAAGCATGTGGGTGGATATACCCCATTTCAGTTTGAGGTTACGGACAAGCTAAAAGAGGGTAACAACTTTGTGGTCGTAAAAGTGGATAACAAACGGAAAAGAGAAAACGTGCCTACGGTAAACCAAGATTGGTGGAACTATGGCGGTATTACCAGATCGGTTCATTTGATTACTACGCCAAAATCTCATATTAACGATTATTCGGTTCAATTGCCAAAAGGAGTTACCAATGCCATTACAGGTTGGGTTTCGGTTGCCAACGGAAAGGATGGCGATGCGGTTAGTATAGCTATTCCCGAACTGAAAAAAACAGTAAACACCGTTCTTAAAAACGGAAAAGCAGCATTCTCGATTAAAGCGAAACCAGAACTTTGGAGTCCAACTAGCCCCAAAACTTATGAAGTTGTTTTAAAAACGGCCACGGATGAGATTACGGATCAGATCGGTTTTAGAACCATAGCTACGGAAGGGTCCAAAATCTTATTAAACGGAAAACAGATATTTCTAAAAGGGATAAGCATTCACGAAGAAGCCCCCTTTAAAACAGGGCGTGTAGTTTCTGTAGAAGAGTGCAAAATATTGTTGGAATGGGCCAAAGAATTGGGCTGTAATTTTATCCGGCTTGCCCACTACCCTCATAGCGAAGCCATGGTCCGGGAAGCAGAAAAAATGGGCTTTTTAATTTGGTCCGAAATACCGGTGTATTGGACTATTCAGTTTGATAATGAAGATACCTATGCCAATGCAAAAAACCAGCTTACGGAAATGATTTCTAGGGATAAAAACCGCGCAGCCGTTGTATTATGGTCTATGGCGAATGAAACCCCTGAAGGTGAATCTAGATTGAATTTCATAGGAAACCTTGCCGAACAAGCCCGAAAGTTAGATGATACCCGCCTGATTACCGCTGCCCTAGATACGCAAGGACAAGGTGATGACGGCAACTTAATTGAAGACCCTCTTGGGGAAGTTGTAGATGTTATAGGCATTAATAATTACTGTGGCTGGTACGCAGGTGCAACCGATACCTGTGCTTCATTAAAATGGGCAAGTGCGTACAATAAACCCATGATTATGAGTGAAGTTGGTGGAGGCGCCCTTTACGGTCATCATGGTAATAAGAACGAACGATGGACGGAAGAATACCAAGCAGAAGTATTTAAAACCAATATTGAAATGATGCGTAACATTGATTTCCTATCCGGTCTATCTCCGTGGATTTTGATGGATTTTCGCTCTTCCAGACGTCCTTTACGAAGAATTCAAGACGATTTTAATAGAAAAGGATTGATCTCTGAACAGGGCATGAGAAAACAAGCTTTTTACATCCTTCAAGACTATTACGAGAAAGAAAATAACTAA